Proteins from a genomic interval of Micromonospora sp. NBC_00389:
- a CDS encoding GNAT family N-acetyltransferase produces MISVTPLQSDDRPTWEELFSGYNAFYGRTWPAENYDHAWREFQRDKRIHALGARLDGRLAGIAHFLVHSSTTSPDVCYLQDLFTAPNARGKGVARALIRAVEEWAREQGCTRLYWHTQQHNHTARRLYDQVADFRDFIVYAMPL; encoded by the coding sequence TTGATCAGCGTCACCCCGCTTCAATCCGACGACCGCCCCACCTGGGAAGAGCTGTTCTCCGGCTACAACGCCTTCTACGGGCGCACCTGGCCGGCGGAGAACTACGACCATGCCTGGCGGGAGTTCCAGCGAGACAAGCGGATCCATGCGCTCGGCGCCCGGCTCGACGGCCGGCTTGCCGGCATCGCCCACTTCCTCGTCCACTCCAGCACAACCTCGCCCGACGTCTGCTACCTCCAGGACCTGTTTACCGCCCCGAACGCCCGAGGCAAGGGCGTCGCCCGAGCCCTGATCCGGGCCGTCGAGGAATGGGCCCGCGAGCAGGGCTGTACCCGGCTCTACTGGCACACCCAGCAGCACAACCACACCGCCCGCCGGCTATACGACCAGGTTGCGGATTTCCGCGACTTCATCGTGTACGCGATGCCGCTGTAG
- a CDS encoding HAD family hydrolase produces MTRPPRVGLAAVVFDLDGTLVDTMTIAPTVYVDTIRALGGPEVSPATVVATWHIGATPFVLAHLLGRPVSAEDVECYHRHFAATVADVRPFPGVPELADDLDRAGCQLGIFTAATRRTTALVLASTGLDRLFPVVVCGDDIAEPKPAPEGLLLACQRLGVDVAEAAYVGDAEVDLKCAEAARLLAIHARWGITSPAPAEVMVAHRPADVLELLAGPAPGSPDHATAAGQTHRTTPRKDNP; encoded by the coding sequence GTGACCCGGCCGCCCCGCGTCGGCCTGGCCGCGGTCGTGTTCGACCTCGACGGCACCCTGGTCGACACGATGACGATCGCCCCCACCGTGTACGTCGACACGATCCGCGCCCTCGGCGGGCCGGAGGTCTCGCCAGCGACTGTGGTCGCTACCTGGCACATCGGGGCCACACCGTTCGTGCTTGCCCACCTCCTGGGCCGCCCCGTCTCGGCCGAAGACGTCGAGTGCTACCACCGGCACTTTGCGGCGACAGTCGCGGACGTTCGACCGTTCCCCGGCGTACCCGAACTGGCCGACGATCTCGATCGGGCCGGCTGTCAGCTCGGCATCTTCACCGCCGCCACCCGCCGGACCACGGCCCTCGTACTGGCCTCCACCGGGCTCGACCGACTGTTCCCGGTCGTCGTCTGTGGTGACGACATCGCCGAACCGAAGCCCGCACCGGAAGGCCTATTGCTGGCCTGTCAGCGCCTGGGTGTCGACGTCGCCGAAGCCGCGTACGTCGGCGACGCGGAGGTGGACCTCAAGTGTGCCGAGGCGGCCAGGTTGCTGGCCATACACGCCCGCTGGGGCATCACGTCCCCCGCACCGGCCGAGGTCATGGTGGCCCACCGGCCTGCCGACGTCCTCGAACTGCTCGCAGGACCGGCACCCGGGTCGCCGGATCACGCCACCGCCGCAGGACAGACGCACCGCACGACACCCCGAAAGGACAACCCTTGA
- a CDS encoding sensor histidine kinase: protein MRQKLIRGANELGQLLAGTAIGLAAPFLLFLTLASVPSSLAAGLGILLFVGVVWLTRRLADLQRHRAAAALGESVPSPYAPLPKGVLARTRTLIGEPATWRDLAWILCQFPVALLSVTLAIGLWLGAVQCLFAPLLRALLPTRANFDPVVLEITGRSGPLTWLMVPVGVGLVVLAYRLPRHLLTGQARLASALLGPTSTARLSARVDRLTATRAAAVDASAVELRRVERDLHDGAQVRLVAATMNLGMAEDVIDADPAGAKTLMAEAKASVGAALTELRDLVRGIHPPVLADRGLTGAVQALALKLTSGITIELDLRLDRRLAAPVESAAYFVIAESLGNALRHSGAQHIQVTVTDQGNLLHITVGDNGHGGADPSRGTGLRGIQRRLSAFDGTLHITSPLGGPTLLDMELPCAS from the coding sequence ATGCGGCAGAAACTTATACGCGGGGCCAACGAACTCGGACAGTTGCTCGCCGGTACGGCCATCGGGCTGGCCGCGCCGTTCCTCCTGTTCCTGACGCTGGCCTCGGTGCCGTCGAGCCTTGCGGCGGGCCTGGGCATCCTGCTCTTCGTCGGCGTGGTGTGGCTGACCCGTCGACTGGCCGATCTGCAACGCCACCGGGCCGCCGCTGCGCTGGGTGAATCGGTGCCGTCCCCCTACGCACCGTTACCCAAGGGCGTACTTGCCCGGACCCGGACGTTGATCGGCGAGCCGGCCACCTGGCGCGATCTCGCCTGGATACTGTGCCAGTTCCCGGTGGCTCTGCTGAGTGTGACGCTGGCGATCGGACTATGGCTGGGGGCCGTGCAGTGCCTGTTCGCGCCGTTGCTGCGGGCGCTGCTGCCGACCCGTGCGAACTTCGATCCCGTAGTGCTGGAGATCACCGGCAGGTCCGGGCCGTTGACCTGGCTGATGGTGCCGGTCGGCGTCGGGTTGGTGGTGCTCGCCTACCGCCTGCCCCGGCACCTCCTCACCGGTCAGGCCCGGCTGGCGAGCGCGCTGCTGGGACCCACGTCCACCGCTCGGCTCTCCGCCCGGGTGGACCGGTTGACCGCCACCAGGGCCGCTGCCGTTGACGCCTCCGCCGTAGAACTACGCCGCGTCGAGCGAGATCTGCATGACGGCGCACAGGTACGCCTCGTCGCGGCAACCATGAACCTCGGCATGGCCGAGGACGTCATCGACGCCGACCCGGCCGGCGCCAAGACCCTGATGGCCGAGGCGAAGGCCAGCGTCGGCGCCGCCCTCACGGAACTCCGCGACCTGGTACGCGGCATCCATCCGCCGGTGCTGGCCGATCGGGGCCTGACCGGGGCGGTCCAGGCCCTGGCACTGAAGCTGACCAGCGGCATCACGATCGAGCTGGATCTGCGACTCGACCGACGGCTGGCCGCGCCGGTGGAGTCTGCGGCGTACTTCGTCATCGCCGAGTCGCTCGGCAACGCCCTGCGGCACAGCGGCGCCCAGCACATCCAGGTCACCGTCACCGACCAGGGGAACCTGCTGCACATCACCGTCGGCGACAACGGTCACGGCGGCGCCGACCCGTCACGCGGCACCGGACTGCGTGGCATCCAACGGAGGTTGTCCGCCTTCGACGGAACCCTCCACATCACCAGCCCCCTGGGCGGGCCTACCCTGCTGGACATGGAACTGCCATGCGCGTCCTGA
- a CDS encoding response regulator transcription factor → MRVLIAEDQLLLRDGLTRMLTAYGFDVVAAIDDGSQLIEALVSLRPDVAVVDVRLPPTFTDEGLRAATAARAEIPGLPVLILSQYVERLYARELLSDRAGAVGYLLKDRVGDVRQFIDAIRQVAAGGTVMDPEVVAQLLHQRDTLAALTARERDVLRLMAEGRTNAAIAEHMVITEKSVSNHINTLFAKLGLPPSGSGHRRVLAVLTYLDQ, encoded by the coding sequence ATGCGCGTCCTGATCGCCGAAGACCAACTACTGCTGCGCGACGGGCTGACCCGGATGTTGACCGCGTACGGTTTCGACGTGGTGGCCGCCATCGACGACGGTTCACAACTGATCGAGGCGCTCGTCTCGCTCCGGCCAGACGTCGCCGTGGTCGACGTGCGCCTACCGCCCACCTTCACCGACGAAGGGCTACGCGCCGCCACCGCCGCCCGCGCCGAGATACCCGGCCTGCCCGTCCTGATCCTCTCCCAGTACGTCGAACGCCTCTACGCCCGTGAACTGCTCTCCGACCGCGCCGGTGCGGTCGGATACCTCCTCAAGGACCGGGTCGGCGACGTACGGCAGTTCATCGACGCGATCCGTCAGGTCGCCGCCGGCGGGACGGTCATGGACCCAGAGGTCGTCGCCCAACTGCTACACCAGCGCGACACCCTGGCCGCGCTCACCGCACGAGAGCGGGACGTGCTCCGCCTGATGGCCGAGGGGCGCACCAACGCCGCGATCGCCGAACACATGGTCATCACCGAAAAGTCGGTCAGCAACCACATCAACACGCTCTTCGCCAAACTCGGCTTACCACCATCAGGCAGCGGCCACCGCCGCGTACTCGCCGTTTTGACCTACCTCGACCAGTAA
- a CDS encoding acVLRF1 family peptidyl-tRNA hydrolase, with amino-acid sequence MVKARPAAGGGRWVEISPERIRGWLDGFYSRHDGATEQGLVLTGVSNGDTATLYPPPGLADAQDVDTLLARIIRPPRIAVLLARKGAVAAGVADGTTITVSKVERFYVQGRTAAGGSSQQRYARRRANQAQAATQRAAGIAARIMLPHAPGVIADPHDAVSALVCGGDRSMIDAVLTDRRLSPLALLRHPHLLESAEPRLAILEDAAVTARRIRVHLMP; translated from the coding sequence GTGGTGAAGGCGCGACCCGCCGCGGGTGGCGGGCGGTGGGTGGAAATCTCACCGGAGCGGATTCGTGGTTGGCTCGACGGCTTCTACAGCCGCCACGACGGCGCCACCGAGCAGGGCCTCGTGTTGACCGGCGTGAGCAACGGTGATACCGCCACGCTGTATCCGCCGCCGGGGCTTGCCGACGCGCAGGATGTCGACACGCTGCTGGCCCGCATCATCCGACCGCCCCGGATCGCCGTGCTGCTGGCCCGAAAGGGCGCGGTTGCCGCCGGCGTCGCGGACGGTACGACCATCACCGTCTCGAAGGTCGAGCGCTTCTACGTGCAGGGTCGCACCGCGGCCGGCGGTTCCTCGCAGCAGCGCTACGCACGTCGCCGCGCCAACCAGGCCCAGGCTGCTACTCAGCGGGCTGCGGGCATCGCCGCGCGGATCATGCTGCCCCACGCGCCCGGTGTTATCGCCGACCCTCACGATGCAGTCAGTGCCCTGGTCTGTGGCGGCGACCGGTCGATGATCGACGCGGTGCTGACAGACCGGCGTCTGTCGCCACTGGCGCTACTGCGTCATCCACACCTGCTCGAATCCGCCGAGCCCCGTCTGGCCATCCTGGAGGATGCGGCGGTTACGGCCAGACGGATCCGCGTCCATCTGATGCCGTGA
- a CDS encoding GNAT family N-acetyltransferase — protein MENTTVRTERLELRPVRDEDVDRILEYRNLPQATRWLLRTQVDPASFRAAWRRAAADPDDHSMAATLNGVVIGTVSLDVVDGMGQPGMPPRTEAQLGYIFDPAYGGNGYATEAVTAVVAHAFDRLGIRRITAGCFADNLASVRILEKVGMRREQHGVGDSWHAELGWVDGYTYALLAETWHREAAP, from the coding sequence ATGGAGAACACCACCGTACGCACCGAACGCCTCGAGCTTCGCCCGGTGCGGGACGAGGACGTCGACCGGATCCTGGAGTACCGCAACCTGCCGCAGGCCACGCGCTGGCTACTCCGCACGCAGGTCGACCCTGCATCCTTCCGCGCGGCATGGCGACGCGCGGCCGCAGACCCCGACGACCACAGCATGGCGGCCACGCTCAACGGCGTGGTGATCGGAACCGTCTCGCTCGACGTCGTCGACGGCATGGGTCAACCCGGCATGCCACCACGGACCGAGGCCCAGCTCGGCTACATCTTCGATCCAGCCTACGGCGGAAATGGCTACGCGACCGAGGCGGTCACCGCGGTGGTGGCGCACGCATTCGACCGGCTGGGCATTCGGAGAATCACCGCTGGCTGCTTCGCGGACAACCTCGCCTCGGTGCGAATCCTCGAAAAGGTCGGCATGCGTCGTGAGCAGCACGGCGTCGGCGATTCCTGGCACGCCGAACTGGGCTGGGTGGACGGCTACACCTACGCCCTCCTCGCCGAGACATGGCATCGAGAGGCAGCACCGTAG
- a CDS encoding IS1380 family transposase, whose amino-acid sequence MKATGTRPKIMVTGDGRGVVGHAGARLLADLADTTGLTSAFSQALAGLRQRQGGHDPGRIAVDVAVMLADGGEAIADLAVLRDQPGLFGPVASDPTAWRLLSQLDEPMLAELRAARAHAREVAWAQHAETRGDLPQVTAAGRPVDGLVLDIDATIVICHSEKESATRTWKKTFGFHPLFCFLDNTGEALSGLLREGRAGSNTTADHITVLDQALAQIPDAHRHGTPILLRSDSAGSSHGFLAHLRGLRRQHLDIRFSVGAAITEPLRQAIRAATDWCPAVDAGGDLREHAEVCEITGLFDAAGWPEGTRFLVRRERPHPGAQLSLFDTIEGWRHQVVATDTPPGHGSIQFLEARHRGHARVEDRIRCGKNTGFGRFPSRVFAINQAWLQLALTGIDLLAWTQTLLLDGDLAAAEPKKLRYRLLHVAARITRTARQTRLAIAANWPWTNELTSAFNRLAALPQPAG is encoded by the coding sequence GTGAAGGCTACCGGAACACGTCCGAAGATCATGGTGACCGGGGACGGGCGAGGCGTGGTCGGTCACGCCGGTGCCCGACTACTCGCCGATCTTGCCGATACGACCGGCCTGACCAGCGCCTTCAGTCAGGCACTGGCCGGCCTGCGGCAACGGCAGGGCGGACACGACCCGGGTCGGATCGCCGTGGATGTGGCGGTGATGCTGGCCGACGGCGGTGAGGCCATCGCGGATCTGGCGGTGCTGCGTGACCAGCCCGGCTTGTTCGGGCCGGTCGCCTCGGATCCGACAGCGTGGCGGCTGTTGTCGCAGCTGGACGAGCCGATGCTGGCCGAACTACGTGCCGCGCGGGCCCATGCTCGTGAGGTCGCCTGGGCCCAGCACGCCGAGACCCGCGGCGACCTGCCGCAGGTGACCGCGGCCGGCCGCCCGGTCGACGGCCTGGTCCTGGACATCGACGCGACGATCGTGATCTGCCACTCCGAGAAGGAATCCGCGACCCGCACCTGGAAGAAGACCTTCGGCTTCCACCCGTTGTTCTGTTTCCTGGACAACACCGGGGAAGCACTGTCCGGGCTGCTACGCGAGGGTCGGGCCGGATCGAACACCACCGCCGACCACATCACCGTCCTCGACCAGGCCCTCGCCCAGATCCCCGATGCCCACCGGCACGGCACCCCGATCCTGCTCCGCTCCGATTCGGCCGGTTCCAGTCACGGCTTCCTCGCCCACCTCCGTGGTCTGCGCCGGCAGCACCTGGACATCCGGTTCTCCGTCGGCGCCGCGATCACCGAGCCGCTGCGGCAAGCGATCCGCGCCGCAACCGACTGGTGTCCCGCCGTCGATGCTGGTGGTGACCTGCGGGAACACGCCGAGGTCTGTGAGATCACCGGCCTGTTCGACGCAGCCGGCTGGCCCGAGGGCACCCGGTTCCTGGTCCGCCGGGAACGCCCGCACCCCGGCGCCCAACTGTCGCTGTTCGACACCATCGAAGGCTGGCGGCACCAGGTCGTCGCCACCGACACTCCGCCCGGGCACGGCAGCATCCAGTTCCTCGAGGCCCGCCACCGCGGCCACGCCCGGGTCGAGGACCGCATCCGCTGCGGCAAAAACACCGGCTTCGGCCGGTTCCCGTCCCGCGTCTTCGCGATCAACCAGGCCTGGCTGCAACTGGCCCTGACCGGCATCGACCTACTCGCCTGGACCCAGACCCTGCTCCTGGACGGTGACCTCGCCGCAGCCGAGCCGAAGAAACTGCGTTACCGGCTGCTGCACGTCGCGGCCCGCATCACCCGCACCGCCCGACAGACCCGCCTCGCCATCGCCGCGAACTGGCCCTGGACCAACGAACTGACCAGCGCATTCAACCGCCTCGCGGCGCTACCCCAGCCCGCCGGCTGA
- a CDS encoding YunG family protein: MTSGGDKRTDPLLISLELLQPIMRAGWGADTCDPHDVQDWHPDNAARGQCGVTALIIQDLLGGELILGEVFARDAKVGYHYWNRLPDGRDVDLTADQFYLQEVVVGGQVQQRPPGPPRRCRQQYEILRHRVLATLYGSTAEEPA; encoded by the coding sequence GTGACGTCCGGAGGCGACAAGCGAACAGACCCGCTCTTGATTAGCCTGGAATTGCTGCAGCCGATAATGCGGGCCGGCTGGGGAGCGGATACCTGCGACCCGCATGATGTGCAGGACTGGCATCCAGACAACGCAGCCCGTGGTCAATGCGGAGTGACCGCACTGATCATTCAGGACCTGCTCGGCGGAGAACTGATCCTCGGTGAAGTCTTCGCCAGAGACGCCAAGGTCGGCTACCACTATTGGAATCGGTTACCCGACGGCCGCGACGTCGACCTCACCGCTGATCAGTTCTACCTGCAGGAAGTCGTTGTCGGCGGTCAGGTGCAGCAGCGCCCGCCCGGCCCTCCCCGGCGATGTCGCCAGCAGTACGAGATCTTGCGGCATCGTGTCCTCGCCACCCTGTACGGCAGCACGGCAGAGGAACCCGCGTAG
- a CDS encoding polyketide cyclase: MIGDRWGVTDSEKLRCYPCDEFVVSPALQAWRGVRVEASAEVVWPWVAQVRLAPYSYDWIDNLGRRSPRELVGLPEPQVGERFTTAGGRELGRIVSVDPGKQLTGTIMGAFMSYVLVPQQHDTRLLLKVVMQTARWAALGLSVGDLIMARRQLLNLKQLAECHHHQTAKD, encoded by the coding sequence ATGATCGGTGACCGGTGGGGCGTGACCGACAGCGAGAAATTGCGCTGCTATCCGTGCGACGAGTTCGTCGTCTCACCCGCGCTGCAGGCGTGGCGGGGTGTGCGCGTCGAGGCGTCTGCCGAAGTGGTGTGGCCGTGGGTTGCACAAGTGAGGCTGGCGCCATACTCCTATGACTGGATCGACAACCTTGGCCGTCGTTCACCTCGAGAGCTGGTAGGCCTTCCCGAGCCGCAAGTCGGAGAGAGATTCACTACTGCTGGCGGGCGGGAGCTGGGCAGAATCGTCTCGGTCGACCCGGGGAAACAGCTGACGGGCACCATCATGGGCGCCTTCATGTCCTACGTCCTCGTGCCCCAGCAGCACGACACGCGCTTGCTGCTCAAGGTCGTCATGCAGACCGCCCGTTGGGCCGCCCTCGGACTGTCCGTCGGCGACCTGATCATGGCTCGACGTCAGCTACTGAACCTGAAGCAACTCGCCGAGTGCCACCACCACCAGACGGCCAAGGATTGA
- a CDS encoding NUDIX domain-containing protein: protein MHVVVCGALVENGAVLLVHRSPTRRAYPDLWDLPGGHVEAGESELQALAREMHEELGVHIVAESSSRLGDLHAGSGEDAVHVGVWQIRDWVGSPTNRAPEEHDDIEWVGISELGGLPLVFGALPALLRSLPEPDRLPRRDEARTTASPSGP from the coding sequence ATGCATGTCGTCGTCTGCGGCGCACTCGTGGAGAACGGCGCGGTCCTGCTGGTACACCGCAGCCCGACCCGCCGGGCATACCCGGATCTCTGGGACCTGCCCGGGGGGCACGTCGAAGCGGGTGAGTCGGAACTACAAGCCCTCGCGCGTGAGATGCACGAGGAGCTAGGGGTTCACATTGTGGCGGAGTCCTCGTCACGGTTGGGCGACCTGCATGCCGGCAGTGGCGAGGACGCCGTCCACGTGGGCGTCTGGCAAATCAGAGACTGGGTCGGCTCTCCCACCAACCGTGCACCTGAGGAGCATGACGACATCGAATGGGTCGGGATCAGCGAGCTGGGCGGCCTTCCCCTCGTGTTTGGCGCCCTGCCGGCATTGCTTCGTTCCCTGCCTGAGCCTGACCGGCTGCCTCGTCGCGACGAGGCACGGACAACCGCATCGCCGAGCGGCCCGTAG
- a CDS encoding S9 family peptidase: MARTQLTAELVVDGRVPRALALSPDGKWVAYVVAPVGRAGDHPVSELWVAATDGTGSPRRLTSGEAHDSAPRWAADSLLVYFLSDRAERGTAQVHRVGLVDGVVEAVTSWAGGVSGHLPLADADLVIVIAADEPSAEDQRRGRERDDARVWGERVRPDRLRLLDVRSREIRTPDAFGDRHVVEVAQRPDDGMLAVLTWSTPDVDPGLVKPGLHLLDPDSGVTRDLGPAAADASSLVWWSADDGWHLAYVAKTPPALVGGHAVLDVVVPVSGPVGAHRNLTAGTTGCPSNLVQVDTGPPLALVADGLDTAIHRLDPVGPTLVELSRVDGLATSLTTNRHGDAVAAVVSTSYEPGNVHAGPTCGPLTRLTDLRPELRDIRWGVQERLSYEASDGLALDGLLILPAGRSHKDGPFPLVTLVHGGPYHRHADRLMLGWDPSGQWLATAGYAVFLPNPRGGKGHGHDFAVRVAGAVGLDEWTDICAGIDLLIADGVANPDRLGIGGWSHGGFMAAWAVGQTNRFKAAVMGAGISDWGMLAATGEQEPFESALGGSSGWEGTGPHRHDRLSPISYASKIRTPVLILHGENDTNVPVSQAAFFHRALRRFGVEHQYVVYPRENHSIRERNHQLDVLRRTRAWFDRWLG; encoded by the coding sequence GTGGCCCGTACACAGCTCACCGCCGAGTTGGTGGTTGACGGTCGTGTTCCGCGCGCATTGGCGCTGTCGCCGGACGGCAAGTGGGTCGCCTACGTGGTCGCCCCGGTCGGACGGGCTGGTGATCACCCCGTTAGCGAACTCTGGGTCGCCGCCACCGACGGGACCGGGTCGCCGCGACGATTAACTTCGGGTGAGGCGCACGATTCGGCGCCGCGGTGGGCCGCGGATTCGCTGCTGGTCTACTTTCTCTCCGACCGGGCCGAGCGTGGCACGGCGCAAGTACACCGGGTCGGGCTGGTCGACGGTGTCGTGGAGGCGGTCACGTCCTGGGCCGGTGGGGTGTCCGGGCACCTCCCGCTGGCCGATGCCGACCTGGTCATCGTGATCGCAGCCGATGAACCGTCCGCTGAGGACCAACGTCGGGGCAGGGAGCGTGACGACGCTCGGGTGTGGGGTGAACGCGTACGCCCGGACCGGCTGCGGCTGCTCGACGTACGGAGCCGCGAGATCCGGACACCGGATGCGTTCGGCGATCGCCATGTCGTCGAGGTGGCCCAGCGGCCCGACGATGGAATGCTGGCGGTCCTCACCTGGTCGACCCCCGACGTGGACCCGGGCCTGGTCAAGCCCGGTCTCCACCTCCTCGACCCGGACAGCGGCGTGACGCGGGACCTCGGCCCGGCCGCGGCGGACGCGTCGTCGCTCGTCTGGTGGTCCGCCGACGACGGCTGGCACCTGGCATATGTCGCGAAGACCCCGCCCGCTCTGGTGGGCGGACACGCGGTTCTCGATGTCGTCGTACCGGTGAGCGGGCCGGTGGGCGCGCACCGTAACCTGACCGCCGGCACGACCGGCTGCCCGAGCAACCTGGTCCAGGTCGACACCGGTCCGCCGCTGGCGCTGGTCGCCGACGGGCTCGATACCGCGATCCACCGGCTCGATCCGGTCGGGCCCACCCTCGTCGAGCTGTCCCGGGTCGACGGCCTCGCGACGTCGTTGACCACAAACCGGCACGGTGACGCCGTCGCGGCGGTCGTCAGCACGTCCTACGAGCCCGGAAACGTCCACGCCGGCCCCACTTGCGGGCCGCTGACGAGGCTGACCGACCTCAGGCCCGAACTCCGCGACATCCGGTGGGGTGTCCAGGAACGCCTGTCATACGAGGCATCCGACGGGCTGGCCCTCGACGGCCTGCTGATCCTGCCCGCCGGCCGGTCCCACAAGGACGGGCCCTTTCCACTGGTGACACTGGTCCACGGCGGCCCGTACCACCGGCACGCCGACCGGCTCATGCTCGGCTGGGACCCGTCCGGCCAGTGGCTGGCGACCGCCGGCTACGCCGTGTTCCTGCCGAACCCGCGCGGCGGCAAAGGGCACGGCCACGACTTCGCGGTGCGCGTCGCCGGCGCGGTCGGCCTCGACGAGTGGACCGACATCTGCGCCGGCATCGACCTGCTCATCGCCGACGGCGTCGCCAACCCCGACCGGCTGGGCATAGGCGGCTGGAGCCACGGCGGCTTCATGGCCGCCTGGGCGGTCGGCCAGACCAACCGGTTCAAGGCCGCCGTGATGGGAGCCGGCATCAGCGACTGGGGAATGCTCGCCGCAACCGGAGAACAGGAGCCGTTCGAGTCCGCCCTCGGCGGCAGCAGCGGCTGGGAAGGAACAGGTCCACACCGCCACGACCGGCTCAGCCCAATCTCGTACGCCTCCAAGATCCGCACGCCGGTGCTGATCCTGCACGGCGAGAACGACACCAACGTCCCGGTATCACAGGCGGCGTTCTTCCACCGCGCGCTACGCAGGTTCGGAGTCGAGCACCAGTACGTCGTATATCCCCGAGAGAACCACTCGATCCGCGAACGCAACCACCAACTCGACGTACTCCGCCGCACCCGCGCATGGTTCGACCGGTGGCTCGGATGA
- a CDS encoding nuclear transport factor 2 family protein produces MTKRSGIDAVHNFWARVWQAPQDYDAIDGLVVEDFVLISGGKRIESRARFKEWVRSFSAVIDNLDFKIIESFENHDGSRVASIFCLTGNNNGVFGTAPDGAPLEICGTAVWAVREDGMLLWNRVERNAFEVYQQLTGRTR; encoded by the coding sequence ATGACCAAGCGTTCCGGTATCGACGCCGTGCATAACTTCTGGGCGCGTGTTTGGCAGGCGCCGCAGGACTACGACGCCATCGACGGCCTCGTGGTGGAGGACTTCGTCCTCATCTCCGGTGGCAAGCGCATCGAGTCGCGCGCCCGCTTCAAGGAGTGGGTGCGGAGCTTCAGCGCGGTCATCGACAACCTCGATTTCAAGATCATCGAGTCGTTCGAGAACCACGACGGTTCGCGCGTGGCATCTATCTTCTGCTTAACCGGCAACAACAACGGCGTGTTCGGAACCGCCCCTGACGGCGCGCCGCTCGAGATATGCGGTACTGCCGTCTGGGCGGTACGCGAGGACGGCATGCTGCTTTGGAACCGTGTCGAGCGCAACGCGTTCGAGGTTTACCAGCAGCTCACCGGCCGCACGCGGTAA